In Salvelinus fontinalis isolate EN_2023a unplaced genomic scaffold, ASM2944872v1 scaffold_0152, whole genome shotgun sequence, one DNA window encodes the following:
- the LOC129843515 gene encoding dexamethasone-induced protein homolog — HSTYARLDSLESLLNELPYMFYLGLFFVNVLILYYAFLMEYIVLNVGIVFLPEDMDQALVDLGVLSDPASVPYDTDTELDVFERYLE; from the coding sequence CACTCAACGTATGCTCGACTAGATTCGTTGGAATCGCTCCTCAACGAACTTCCCTATATGTTTTATCTGGGCCTGTTTTTTGTGAACGTTTTGATCCTATACTATGCCTTTCTAATGGAATACATCGTCCTTAATGTGGGTATAGTGTTTCTACCGGAAGATATGGACCAGGCGCTGGTGGACCTAGGGGTACTATCTGACCCGGCCTCTGTCCCTTACGACACGGACACAGAACTCGATGTGTTCGAGAGGTACCTGGAGTGA